Proteins encoded in a region of the Tepidibacillus fermentans genome:
- the infB gene encoding translation initiation factor IF-2: MGKIRVYEYAKEHQMQSKELIQILKKLNIPISNHMSVLDDEMIQKIEEYLRKLRQGLDPVNHKEQKQQQKPNGMNKRQKPQSKPSKKNVQQSPTKKSDHHLKKDQKPMNQEGLQNVEHYQDEDNYLKKNKKSFFEESESIGKTKKKTKPNQKRFDDNKVSDHRDLNKKIKGNQKKKKNSQNETVVSSQSTEKQKTPKKIIYTGSMSVGELAKQLGKESSEIIKKLLFLGIMATINQEIELEAIQLIAEEYGVEVEEKIEVDESQFELLDEPDKEEDLVERPPVVTIMGHVDHGKTTLLDAIRHSKVAAGEAGGITQHIGAYQVMINGKKITFLDTPGHAAFTSMRARGAQVTDITILVVAADDGVMPQTIEAINHAKAANVPIIVAVNKMDKENANPDRVKQELTEHGLIPEEWGGDTIYVPISALKQEGLDELLEMILLVAEMQGLKANPNRLARGTIIESQLDKGRGAVATVLVQKGTLRVGDPIVAGTTYGKVRAMVNDRGKRIKEAGPSTPVEITGLNEVPNAGDPFIVFEEERKARLIGEKRALKLRESELNATSRVTLDDLFKQIQEGEVKELNVIIKGDVQGSVEALQGALEKIDIEGVRVKVIHKGVGAITETDVTLASASNAIIIGFNVRPEPQARTSAEREKVDIRLHRIIYNVIDEIEAALKGMLEPEYHEVIMGRAEVRQVFKASNVGTIAGCYVTEGKIVRSASARVIRDGIVIFEGQIDSLKRFKDDVREVAQGYECGITLQNFNDIKEGDIIEAFMMEAVKK; the protein is encoded by the coding sequence TTGGGTAAAATTCGAGTTTATGAATATGCGAAAGAGCATCAGATGCAAAGTAAAGAACTTATTCAAATTTTAAAGAAATTAAATATACCGATTAGCAACCATATGAGCGTTCTCGATGATGAGATGATCCAAAAAATAGAGGAGTATCTGCGAAAATTAAGACAAGGGCTTGATCCTGTAAATCATAAAGAACAGAAGCAACAACAAAAACCAAATGGAATGAATAAAAGGCAGAAGCCTCAATCTAAACCATCTAAGAAAAATGTTCAACAATCACCAACAAAGAAATCAGATCACCATCTGAAAAAAGACCAAAAACCTATGAATCAAGAGGGACTACAAAACGTGGAACATTATCAGGATGAAGACAACTACTTAAAAAAGAACAAAAAAAGCTTTTTTGAAGAAAGTGAATCGATCGGAAAAACAAAAAAGAAAACAAAACCGAACCAAAAACGATTTGATGATAATAAAGTTAGCGACCATCGAGATCTTAATAAGAAAATCAAAGGAAATCAGAAAAAGAAGAAAAACTCTCAAAATGAGACAGTGGTTTCATCACAATCAACTGAAAAACAGAAGACACCAAAGAAGATCATCTACACAGGTTCAATGTCGGTTGGTGAATTAGCGAAACAGTTAGGAAAAGAGTCATCAGAAATCATTAAAAAACTCTTATTCTTAGGAATAATGGCTACGATCAATCAAGAGATTGAACTTGAAGCGATCCAATTAATCGCCGAAGAGTATGGTGTTGAAGTAGAGGAAAAAATTGAGGTAGATGAATCTCAGTTTGAATTACTAGACGAGCCAGATAAAGAAGAAGATTTAGTCGAACGGCCTCCTGTTGTAACCATTATGGGCCATGTTGACCATGGAAAAACAACCCTTTTAGATGCAATTCGTCATTCGAAAGTAGCTGCAGGGGAAGCAGGTGGTATTACTCAACACATTGGTGCATACCAAGTCATGATCAATGGAAAGAAAATTACTTTCTTAGATACACCAGGTCACGCCGCCTTTACAAGTATGCGAGCACGTGGTGCACAAGTTACCGATATCACGATCCTAGTTGTAGCTGCCGATGATGGAGTCATGCCACAAACCATTGAAGCAATTAACCATGCAAAAGCTGCGAATGTACCGATTATTGTTGCGGTAAATAAAATGGATAAAGAAAATGCAAATCCAGATCGTGTCAAACAAGAACTGACTGAACATGGTCTGATTCCAGAGGAATGGGGCGGTGATACCATTTATGTCCCTATTTCGGCATTAAAACAAGAAGGTTTAGACGAACTGTTAGAAATGATTCTCTTAGTAGCAGAAATGCAAGGGTTAAAAGCAAATCCAAATCGTCTTGCAAGAGGAACGATTATTGAATCCCAACTCGATAAAGGTAGAGGGGCAGTAGCTACCGTTCTAGTCCAAAAAGGGACATTACGTGTAGGTGATCCGATCGTTGCAGGAACAACCTATGGTAAAGTACGGGCAATGGTTAATGACCGTGGTAAGAGGATTAAAGAAGCTGGTCCTTCAACACCAGTAGAAATTACCGGTCTAAATGAAGTACCAAATGCTGGAGATCCTTTCATTGTCTTTGAAGAAGAAAGAAAGGCAAGATTAATTGGGGAAAAACGTGCATTAAAACTAAGGGAAAGTGAATTAAACGCAACTTCTCGTGTTACACTGGATGATCTATTTAAACAGATTCAAGAGGGCGAAGTAAAAGAACTTAACGTTATTATAAAGGGTGATGTGCAAGGGTCAGTTGAGGCATTACAAGGAGCATTAGAGAAAATTGATATTGAAGGTGTTCGAGTAAAAGTGATCCATAAGGGAGTAGGCGCAATAACTGAGACAGATGTTACTTTAGCCTCTGCTTCCAATGCGATTATTATTGGCTTCAATGTACGACCTGAGCCGCAAGCTAGAACATCCGCAGAAAGAGAAAAAGTAGATATTCGTTTACATCGAATTATTTATAATGTCATTGACGAAATTGAAGCAGCACTTAAAGGAATGTTGGAGCCTGAATACCATGAGGTGATAATGGGTAGGGCTGAAGTTAGACAAGTATTTAAAGCTTCTAATGTTGGAACGATTGCTGGATGCTATGTGACAGAAGGTAAGATCGTAAGAAGTGCTTCTGCTCGGGTTATTCGTGATGGGATCGTTATTTTTGAAGGACAAATCGATTCACTAAAACGATTCAAAGATGATGTAAGAGAAGTTGCACAAGGATATGAATGTGGAATAACTTTGCAAAACTTTAATGATATTAAAGAAGGAGACATTATTGAAGCCTTTATGATGGAAGCAGTGAAAAAATAA
- the rbfA gene encoding 30S ribosome-binding factor RbfA: MSKLRVGRVGEQIKKEISQILQYDLKDPRIGFVTVTAVKVTGDLSQATVYISIMGDEDAIKSSLFALEKAKGYIRSEIGKRIRLRHTPELIFKLDESIAYGSKIEGLLRNLKGEQNHE; the protein is encoded by the coding sequence ATGTCAAAACTCCGTGTAGGAAGAGTAGGTGAACAGATTAAAAAAGAAATCAGTCAGATACTCCAATACGATCTTAAAGATCCTCGTATCGGTTTTGTAACGGTAACGGCAGTAAAGGTTACTGGTGATCTCTCACAAGCAACGGTTTATATTAGCATTATGGGTGATGAAGATGCCATCAAATCCTCATTATTTGCCTTAGAAAAAGCAAAAGGTTATATAAGATCTGAGATTGGTAAAAGGATACGTCTACGGCATACACCCGAGTTGATTTTTAAACTAGACGAATCGATTGCATATGGAAGTAAAATAGAGGGACTTCTGAGAAATTTAAAAGGAGAGCAAAATCATGAATGA
- a CDS encoding DHH family phosphoesterase: MNDYKEQLTEAARFIHQNDNFLIVSHVNPDGDTISSSLALAHLLKDLGKSFHLVNQDEIPKRFQFLPLADQIQIMTHMSEKFSAIISVDVADRSRMGAIDSLMYDHTKILNIDHHPTNDHFGDVNLVLPTAAATAEVMYDLAHQLQVHFHRDLATCIYTGLLTDTGGFRYANTSAKVMRIAAELLEYGVSPSKIAEITLETITPGHIQILKIALSKLEIIEDGKIAWTFLEKKDLPAKTLHDETEGIVNYCRNIEGVEVGVFFKETDDQVIKVSLRSKNIIDVGAIAKSFGGGGHARAAGYTFHGSLEEAKSILRHKITKDEGWNHLGNEF; the protein is encoded by the coding sequence ATGAATGATTACAAAGAGCAATTAACTGAAGCTGCTCGATTCATTCATCAAAATGACAATTTTTTAATTGTGTCCCACGTCAATCCAGACGGGGACACGATCTCTTCTTCATTAGCTTTGGCTCATCTATTAAAAGACTTAGGTAAATCTTTTCACCTAGTCAACCAAGATGAAATTCCAAAAAGGTTTCAATTCTTACCTCTGGCCGATCAAATCCAGATAATGACTCATATGAGTGAAAAGTTTTCAGCGATCATATCTGTCGATGTTGCAGATCGATCAAGAATGGGTGCAATTGATTCCCTTATGTACGATCACACCAAAATTCTAAATATCGACCATCATCCGACAAATGACCATTTTGGTGATGTGAATTTGGTTTTGCCAACTGCTGCAGCAACCGCTGAAGTCATGTATGATTTAGCACATCAACTTCAAGTTCATTTTCATAGAGATCTAGCTACTTGTATCTATACAGGATTACTTACTGACACAGGTGGATTTCGTTATGCAAATACATCAGCTAAGGTCATGAGAATTGCAGCAGAATTATTAGAATATGGAGTTTCGCCAAGTAAAATTGCTGAAATTACATTGGAAACGATTACTCCTGGTCATATTCAAATTTTAAAAATAGCTCTATCAAAATTAGAAATCATTGAAGATGGAAAAATTGCTTGGACGTTTCTTGAAAAAAAAGATCTACCGGCTAAGACCCTACATGATGAAACAGAGGGCATTGTTAATTATTGTCGGAATATTGAAGGTGTAGAAGTTGGTGTTTTTTTTAAAGAAACAGACGATCAGGTGATCAAGGTAAGCCTTCGTTCAAAAAATATAATCGATGTTGGTGCCATTGCAAAGTCTTTTGGTGGTGGCGGCCACGCACGAGCTGCTGGCTATACTTTTCACGGCTCTTTAGAAGAAGCAAAATCAATCCTACGCCATAAAATAACGAAAGACGAAGGATGGAATCATCTTGGAAACGAATTCTAG
- the truB gene encoding tRNA pseudouridine(55) synthase TruB, with translation METNSRLDGVIPIFKPKGMTSHDVVAKLRRMLKIKRIGHTGTLDPDVTGVLPVCIGKATRIAEYIMDLPKSYQGQVTLGIATTTEDATGEVVEEKEVKDISKEQISHMLQSFIGEIEQIPPMYSSVKIDGQRLYQLARKGETVERKPRKVRIYQLDMIEYHPSKHPQIDFSVTCSKGTYVRTLCVDIGKKLGYPAHMSNLIRTKSGPFQLEETYTLEEIEQIVATQKLKQAIVPMSESLPHLPKVTIPEEEVEKKIYNGQRIELELSLSYEGLVRICDSEGNLVALYIKKKNEKIAKPKKVFKDD, from the coding sequence TTGGAAACGAATTCTAGATTAGATGGCGTTATACCAATTTTTAAACCAAAAGGGATGACGTCCCACGATGTAGTTGCGAAACTAAGAAGAATGTTAAAAATCAAACGCATTGGTCACACTGGTACATTAGATCCTGATGTTACGGGGGTACTCCCTGTTTGTATTGGGAAAGCAACTCGCATTGCTGAATATATTATGGATCTTCCTAAATCTTATCAAGGCCAAGTTACACTCGGGATCGCAACAACAACCGAAGATGCAACAGGTGAAGTTGTTGAGGAAAAAGAAGTGAAGGATATTTCTAAAGAACAGATTAGTCATATGCTTCAATCCTTTATCGGTGAGATCGAGCAAATTCCACCAATGTATTCATCCGTAAAAATTGATGGTCAACGTTTATATCAATTGGCGCGAAAAGGGGAAACAGTAGAGAGAAAGCCAAGAAAAGTACGGATTTATCAATTAGATATGATTGAATATCATCCATCCAAACACCCACAAATTGATTTTTCAGTAACGTGTTCTAAAGGCACCTATGTACGGACCCTTTGTGTAGATATTGGAAAAAAACTGGGCTATCCAGCTCATATGTCGAACCTAATTAGAACAAAAAGTGGCCCTTTTCAGTTAGAAGAAACGTACACCCTTGAGGAGATTGAACAAATAGTTGCTACCCAGAAATTAAAACAAGCCATTGTTCCAATGTCGGAATCATTACCTCACTTACCGAAAGTTACAATACCAGAAGAAGAAGTTGAAAAAAAGATTTATAATGGACAAAGAATTGAACTCGAATTATCATTGTCATATGAAGGACTTGTTAGAATTTGTGATTCCGAAGGGAATTTAGTTGCTCTTTATATCAAGAAAAAAAATGAAAAGATTGCAAAACCGAAAAAGGTGTTTAAGGACGACTAA
- a CDS encoding bifunctional riboflavin kinase/FAD synthetase, whose amino-acid sequence MQVFELTYPLKERDYEPSIVAIGFFDGVHLGHQKVIKRACEIARSRNLVCGVMTFDPHPKQVMGIKDKIDQITPIHSKLKQLETLHVDFTYIIQFTKEFANISPEEFVENILLKLNVRGIVVGFDFTFGYKGLGTPKTLVELSQGYFTVDVIDSYNYKREKISSTRVRDRLLSGDIHEVRSLLGRNYSFYGRVVRGDQLGRTIGFPTANLELLEDYLILKNGVYVVKVNFQGKTYPGVMNIGYKPTVKQNLKSPTYEVHLIDFDGDLYGQILEVELLDYIRGEKKFSGIHELKEQIYKDTLEAKKAFVNIER is encoded by the coding sequence ATGCAGGTATTTGAACTCACATATCCATTAAAGGAAAGGGACTATGAACCAAGTATCGTAGCGATAGGATTTTTTGATGGGGTACATTTAGGACATCAAAAAGTAATTAAAAGAGCTTGTGAGATTGCTAGATCTCGTAACTTAGTATGTGGTGTGATGACATTTGATCCTCATCCCAAACAAGTAATGGGTATAAAAGATAAAATTGATCAAATCACACCGATTCACAGTAAGCTGAAACAACTGGAGACATTACATGTAGATTTCACTTATATCATCCAATTTACCAAAGAGTTTGCCAATATTTCACCAGAGGAATTTGTAGAAAATATTTTATTGAAATTAAATGTTCGTGGTATCGTTGTAGGATTTGATTTTACTTTTGGTTATAAAGGATTAGGTACTCCCAAAACATTAGTAGAATTAAGCCAGGGTTATTTTACGGTGGATGTCATCGATTCTTATAACTATAAAAGGGAAAAAATTAGTAGTACAAGGGTTAGAGACCGTTTACTTTCAGGTGATATCCATGAGGTACGTTCTTTACTTGGAAGAAACTATTCTTTTTATGGTCGTGTAGTGCGTGGGGATCAACTGGGTCGCACCATTGGTTTCCCTACAGCGAATCTTGAACTATTAGAGGATTATCTAATTTTAAAAAATGGAGTATATGTAGTAAAGGTGAATTTCCAAGGTAAAACGTATCCTGGTGTCATGAATATCGGTTATAAACCAACGGTAAAACAAAATCTAAAGTCCCCAACTTATGAAGTCCATCTAATAGATTTTGATGGGGATCTATATGGACAAATACTAGAAGTGGAATTGCTTGATTATATTAGAGGAGAAAAAAAATTCTCAGGAATTCATGAATTAAAAGAACAAATCTATAAAGATACCCTTGAAGCGAAAAAGGCTTTTGTTAATATAGAAAGATAA
- the rpsO gene encoding 30S ribosomal protein S15 yields MALSQERKQQLINEFKVHETDTGSPEVQIAILTEKINYLNEHLRVHKKDHHSRRGLLKMVGQRRNLLNYLKDKDIQRYRELIDKLGLRR; encoded by the coding sequence ATGGCATTAAGTCAAGAGCGTAAACAACAACTAATTAATGAGTTTAAAGTTCATGAAACGGATACAGGATCTCCAGAGGTTCAAATTGCTATCCTAACTGAGAAGATCAATTATTTAAATGAACATTTACGTGTTCACAAAAAAGATCATCATTCACGTCGTGGGCTCTTAAAAATGGTAGGTCAGCGTCGTAATCTTTTAAATTACTTAAAAGATAAAGACATTCAACGTTATCGCGAATTGATCGACAAATTAGGATTACGTAGATAA
- the pnp gene encoding polyribonucleotide nucleotidyltransferase, with protein MDKKVYELDLAGRPLILETGQLAKQANASVLVRYGDTAVLVAVTASKDAKDLDFFPLTVNYEERLYAVGKIPGGFIKREGRPSEKAILASRLIDRPIRPLFPDGFRNEVQIYATVMSADPNCPSEIVALIGTSAALSISDIPFMGPIAGVIVGRVDGQFVINPTVDEMAKSDIHLVVAGTKDAINMVEAGAKEVPEETMLEAIMFGHEKIKELIAFQEKMIAEVGKEKMEIVLHQIDPDIDEAVRAYAKDRLLEAIQIEEKQARQDAIDQITNETLEHFTETYPDQLAMVAEVVHHIVKEEVRRLILFEGKRPDGRKLDEIRPISCEVGLLPRTHGSGLFTRGQTQALSVCTLGALGDVQILDGLDLEESKRFMHHYNFPPYSVGEARPMRGPGRREIGHGALGERALEPIIPPEDVFPYTIRLVSEVLESNGSTSQASICASTLALMHAGVPIKAPVAGIAMGLVKEGDRVAVLTDIQGMEDHLGDMDFKVAGTSQGVTALQMDIKISGIDRNILQKALEQARTGRLFILEKMLATISEPNEQLSEYAPKITILKINPDKIRDVIGPSGRVINKIIEETGVKIDIEQDGRIYIASIDPVQNDRAKKMIEDIVREVEVGQTYLGTVKRIEKFGAFVEIFQGKEGLVHISQLDVKRIEKVEDAVKVGDQILVKVTEIDNQGRINLSRKAVLKDQENSN; from the coding sequence ATGGACAAAAAAGTATACGAACTAGATCTAGCTGGAAGACCTCTTATACTTGAAACAGGTCAATTAGCAAAACAGGCCAATGCTTCTGTATTGGTTCGTTACGGAGATACAGCCGTTTTAGTAGCGGTTACCGCATCAAAAGACGCGAAAGATCTCGACTTCTTCCCGCTTACAGTGAATTATGAAGAACGACTTTATGCAGTTGGGAAAATACCTGGGGGATTTATTAAACGAGAAGGAAGGCCAAGTGAAAAGGCCATTTTAGCTTCAAGACTTATTGATCGCCCCATTCGTCCCTTATTTCCAGATGGATTTCGCAATGAGGTTCAGATTTATGCCACTGTGATGTCAGCTGATCCGAACTGTCCATCGGAGATTGTAGCGCTTATTGGAACATCTGCGGCACTTTCTATTTCCGATATCCCATTTATGGGACCAATTGCAGGGGTTATTGTCGGAAGAGTAGATGGTCAATTTGTGATTAATCCAACCGTTGATGAAATGGCAAAAAGTGATATTCATCTCGTTGTAGCAGGTACAAAAGATGCAATTAATATGGTAGAGGCAGGAGCAAAAGAAGTCCCCGAGGAAACCATGTTGGAAGCGATTATGTTTGGTCATGAGAAAATAAAAGAGTTGATTGCATTCCAAGAAAAAATGATTGCTGAAGTTGGTAAAGAGAAGATGGAAATTGTTCTTCATCAAATCGATCCCGATATTGATGAAGCAGTAAGAGCTTATGCAAAAGATCGACTCCTTGAAGCGATTCAAATTGAAGAAAAACAAGCAAGACAGGATGCGATTGATCAGATAACAAATGAAACACTTGAACATTTTACTGAGACTTATCCAGATCAACTAGCGATGGTAGCTGAAGTTGTACATCATATTGTGAAAGAAGAAGTAAGGCGTTTGATTCTTTTCGAGGGAAAAAGACCCGATGGAAGAAAACTTGATGAGATTCGTCCTATTAGTTGTGAAGTAGGCTTATTACCGCGAACTCATGGTTCAGGTTTGTTTACTCGCGGACAAACACAAGCATTGAGCGTTTGTACACTTGGAGCATTAGGCGACGTTCAAATTCTTGATGGGCTTGATCTGGAAGAATCAAAACGATTCATGCATCATTATAATTTTCCACCCTATAGCGTTGGTGAAGCTAGACCAATGAGAGGTCCTGGAAGGCGTGAAATTGGTCACGGTGCATTAGGTGAGAGAGCTTTGGAGCCAATTATTCCACCTGAAGATGTATTTCCTTATACGATTCGCTTAGTCTCTGAAGTGCTCGAATCCAATGGATCAACTTCTCAGGCAAGCATTTGTGCGAGTACACTCGCTTTAATGCATGCTGGTGTACCGATTAAGGCCCCTGTAGCTGGTATAGCCATGGGATTAGTCAAAGAAGGAGATCGCGTTGCAGTTTTAACTGATATTCAAGGGATGGAAGACCATCTAGGTGATATGGATTTCAAGGTTGCTGGAACGAGCCAAGGTGTAACAGCATTACAGATGGATATCAAAATCAGTGGTATTGATCGCAACATTTTACAAAAAGCATTAGAACAAGCAAGAACTGGTCGACTTTTTATTTTAGAAAAAATGCTAGCAACCATATCAGAACCTAATGAACAACTTTCGGAATATGCTCCTAAGATTACAATTCTCAAGATTAACCCAGACAAAATTCGTGATGTGATTGGCCCAAGTGGGCGGGTTATTAATAAAATTATTGAAGAAACAGGGGTAAAAATTGATATTGAACAAGATGGTCGTATCTATATTGCTTCTATTGATCCTGTTCAAAATGACCGTGCTAAGAAAATGATTGAAGATATTGTACGGGAAGTCGAAGTCGGGCAAACCTATTTAGGTACAGTTAAACGAATTGAGAAATTTGGAGCCTTTGTTGAGATCTTCCAAGGAAAAGAAGGACTCGTACATATTTCTCAATTAGATGTAAAACGGATTGAAAAAGTAGAAGATGCTGTTAAAGTTGGAGATCAAATTCTTGTAAAAGTAACAGAGATTGACAACCAAGGACGGATCAACCTATCGAGAAAAGCCGTTTTGAAAGATCAAGAAAATAGTAATTAA
- a CDS encoding polysaccharide deacetylase family protein — protein MVFIVSGIANSYFVAEYLDQVKNQVVWNSKTDLVNFVHTYAQKNNQLPIEPKIDPVWKLIPGYNGLIVDEETTIKSAIEGNVKSLNDLHFIWKEIEPKTKINELKPYPIYRGNPQKSMVSLMINVAWGTEHLDSILKTLEKDKVRATFFFDGSWVKKNPEMARRIVSEGHEVGNHAYSHPLMSRLTNEKIKEELQKTEKIIYQTTKHKSTYFAPPSGDYDQRVVDIAANLHLRTVLWTIDTIDWQKSSPDAIIERIIPKIDKVTWC, from the coding sequence ATGGTCTTTATCGTTAGTGGTATTGCGAACTCTTATTTTGTTGCTGAATATCTTGATCAAGTAAAAAACCAAGTCGTATGGAATAGCAAGACAGATTTGGTCAATTTCGTTCATACTTATGCACAAAAAAACAATCAATTACCGATTGAACCTAAAATTGATCCAGTATGGAAGTTAATCCCTGGTTATAATGGTTTAATTGTCGATGAAGAAACCACGATCAAATCTGCAATAGAGGGAAATGTAAAATCGCTGAATGATTTACATTTTATCTGGAAAGAAATTGAACCAAAAACCAAAATTAATGAACTAAAACCTTATCCTATTTATCGAGGTAATCCGCAAAAATCGATGGTCTCTTTGATGATTAACGTGGCCTGGGGCACAGAACATTTAGATTCGATTTTAAAGACATTAGAAAAAGATAAAGTGAGAGCTACATTTTTCTTTGATGGAAGTTGGGTGAAAAAAAATCCAGAGATGGCTAGACGAATTGTAAGTGAAGGGCATGAGGTTGGTAATCATGCTTACTCACACCCACTAATGAGTCGACTAACCAATGAGAAAATCAAAGAAGAACTGCAGAAAACAGAGAAGATCATCTATCAAACGACAAAGCACAAATCAACTTATTTTGCACCACCTTCTGGTGATTATGATCAGCGAGTCGTTGATATTGCTGCAAATCTTCATTTAAGAACTGTCTTATGGACAATTGATACGATCGATTGGCAAAAATCTTCACC